In Miscanthus floridulus cultivar M001 chromosome 19, ASM1932011v1, whole genome shotgun sequence, the DNA window TTTATGTCTGCTGAGATTCTTATTAACACTTGTTTCATTGAAGTTTTTATGTTCATCATGGTTTGAATTGTTCCCTGTATGTGACACTGTCACTATAAGCCCTGGAAAATTATTAGTAACACTTGTTTCATAATGAAAATAGATGTTGGATACAATGATAAGTTAAACTTGTCAAGGATcgggattcacttgtttgttGCTGGAAAAACTGCAAACCTTTCTGTTATCAAGGAAAAGTTACGCCTTCCCTTGGCTTTTGTGTTGGCTATTGGTCGACCAGTATGTGTTTGCTGGACTGTATGTTCTGTTTATTTGAGTTATTTGTGAGGAACAATCTTTAGGCTTGTCTTCTCTACAATGCATCTACACATGTGACTCATTTATTCATGATTCATGGTTTACCAGACCTAATAGTTTGTACCTCAATCCATCCTTTTGCAGCAAAAATGACAGCTGGCTACATTGTTGGCTCACTGGTCGGATCCTTTGCCATTGCATACCTGTGTGACACATTTGTTTCTGACAAGAAGGCATTTGGAGGTTAGTGTCATCCTTACTAGATTTATGTTGGAGATCTGTGCCAAATCCTTGTAGATTTTGGATTTAATCTGCTTCAATCTTTGTGGGCACACAGGTTCCACCCCCAAGACTGTTTCTGAGAAGGAGTGGTGGCAGGCCACAGACACCAAGTTCCAGGCCTGGCCTCGCACTGCTGGGCCACCGGTTGTCATGAACCCCATCAGCCGCCAGAACTTCATCGTCAAGTCCACTGAGTAGGCTGGAGAAGCTGGTTCAGCGACTTGTTGCCACCATGAAGCCAAAGTTCCTTTTCTAGGTCTTAATCAATTGTAATAAAACGAACTACAGTCAGGGTTTTGGTGATTTTCACTTCATCTGTGAGCAAACACTGGGGCTTTCAGTTTACTTGTCATTCAATGGATTCTGTTCCTTGGTGAAATTTCCCACCAGGCAGTAAAGAATTGCACTGTTTTCTATAATATATATGCTTTTGCTATGCAGCCTCTGCTTTTGTATGAATTATGCTGATGAAATTATCCAGCACGCAGCAAGGAATTCCATTGTTATATAAGTGTATGGTGCTGTTTAACTAGTCTGTTGATGTTCCGTATCTGCTTGTGGTTTCCTGTAGACTGCTATGCCAATCAATCTCCGTTTCATGTATTATCATAGCCAGTTTTAGTGTCCAGCACAAGGCGTTACAGGGACGAGGAACTCTTGAGGATTTGATGATATGTTAGCTCAATCAAGCTCTTTGCAGAGCGGAATTCGATGATGGTTACTTTCTTGAGGTTCAGATTGGGGGGAATTGTGGAATGCGCCTCATGTGTGATGAATCCATGTTGGAATTTTCAAGCATAATTGAGTCCTGCCTTGCATCAAAATGTGGACCTGCCTGTAGAAGAATATCGGTCTCACTATCAACTATCCCGCGCACCTGCATCATCCACCGGTTCTGGGCTGGTAACAGGATCCTCATGTGCGGGTCCGGGTCGGCGGGGGAGACGCGCATGGAGACCGTGAGGTGGGCAAGGCGCGGAGACGCGCAGGAAAGCAAGCAGAGACGAGAGATATTTGCATTTCCTTTGTCTTTGTTGTCATGACTCGCGAGGTGGAGCCGTGGAGTCGAAGACCTCTCGTCTCATGTGACAGCAGCACGAGCCAGGAGCCCAGGACCctaaacgatcgtagattatttactgctggctggtttggtgtgaaagaaaaaaatactattccagcttataatctatgatcgtatacgagcaagcaaaCAGCCTGCTAGGAGGGAGCTGCAGCTTGGCAGGCAGAGGAGCCCAAGCATTGAAATGGAAAAAGGAGCCTAGCTGGCTTTGGAGTTTTGACACCGGCATGGCATGGGATTCCGTTCCATGGTGCGTGCAGCGTGCGTGGTGAATAAAGGTCCATGGTGACGGACTCACCACCAACACCAGGTCCAGGAGCAGCGACGGCGCCAGTGCACTGGACTGGATACATAGAACGGCGCCAAAACAAAACACAAGTACGTATAATAAACTCCACGAATCCGATTGAAAGTTACACAACAATCCTACCCATGCAAAAACTGAGCACGAAATCGTTTCTTCATTGCAGTTTTCATAACACAAACAGCCGGGACACAAAACCAGAAAGCAGATCTTAGGAGAACATGTCCATTTATCTACTTATTCATCCTTAGATGCGATAGGTAATACTCCATCATCAAattatagatttcaattcatgcGTGAATAATGCTCCTGACAAAAactccatgctagaccttcccattCTTAGGCTCCTAGCTGCTACTAGCTTCATCTACAGAGTCAAACATCATGTACCACCATCATCTTCAGAATCAGACTCCTCGTCATTGAAACCTTCAAACACAAAATAAAAAATAAGTTAAGAGAATAGGAAGAAGCTATCAACATGCATGCGATGCACAAACTTGTTGGTCTGCAGCAAACTGTTACGATGAAGATCAAACAATAATCTCTCGCACTGAATACCTCAGTTGGGATGTGGAGGGGTCACTACACTACACGTAAATGGTATATATTACCGAATTATGAGGACCACAAAGTG includes these proteins:
- the LOC136528888 gene encoding uncharacterized protein, which produces MTAGYIVGSLVGSFAIAYLCDTFVSDKKAFGGSTPKTVSEKEWWQATDTKFQAWPRTAGPPVVMNPISRQNFIVKSTE